The Geobacillus stearothermophilus ATCC 12980 genome contains a region encoding:
- the ftsL gene encoding cell division protein FtsL → MNHLAVKVAREQKHPAAPPSQKPQRKRRLRLTLAEKLLIVSFLLFVFYAAVHTVSTQVQIYELNKDVQKLESAIDEQKKENNDLYVEVQRLSSYERILQKAKELGLSLNENHVKVVQD, encoded by the coding sequence GTGAACCATTTGGCAGTCAAAGTAGCACGCGAACAAAAGCATCCGGCCGCGCCGCCGAGCCAGAAGCCGCAGCGAAAACGGCGCCTTCGGCTGACGCTGGCTGAGAAGCTGTTGATCGTTTCGTTTTTGCTGTTTGTCTTTTACGCGGCGGTCCATACCGTCTCAACCCAAGTGCAAATTTATGAGCTTAATAAAGATGTCCAAAAGTTGGAATCGGCCATTGATGAACAAAAGAAAGAAAATAATGACTTGTACGTCGAAGTGCAGCGGCTGAGCTCGTACGAGCGTATTTTGCAAAAGGCGAAAGAGCTCGGTTTGTCGCTCAACGAAAACCACGTCAAAGTCGTACAGGACTGA
- a CDS encoding penicillin-binding protein translates to MEAKKHRNTHRGAFILFCVFSFAFFLLFARFVQVQWTGKAEGEALAEIAQQQHKQTRTIEAKRGTIFDRNGVILAQDVPSYTVAAIVDPDDPRRVADPEETAEKLAPLLGMDVEQMERILTKKAKQVEFGSYGRNISFELKRKIEALHLPGIIFTRDTARFYPNGMFASHVIGYAQKNAKNEMVGKMGVEKSLDRYLRDKDGYVSFASDAKGFRLPEARERTIAKPDNGANVYLTIDAKIQTFLEDAMNGVEKQYKPKKIIAIVADPKTGKILAMATRPSFDPNKRDIANFLNDAISYPYEPGSTMKVFTLAAAINEGVYNGNETYRSGSYKVGPNTIRDHNDVGWGTITFNEGVQRSSNVAFSILVKEKLGEDRFLQYLHRFHFDQKTGIDLPNEATGQIRYRYPIERITTGFGQGTSVTPIQQIQAATAIANDGKMMKPYVIEKVVDPDSGKVVLDHEPTVVGEPITAETARKVREILETVVTSEHGTGRPYQIDGYRVAGKTGTAQIPSASGGYLTGRENYIFSFLGMAPADDPRLLMYVAVQQPRLDVTETGAAPVSQIFTTVMKSSLQYLHIEPSKEKSVETKLAAQRALDSLVGEAAVTAAEQLKKNGYVPVVIGTGRYVERQLPRGGDRLLPGERVVLKTDGAATMPDLRGFSLRDAMKVAHILGLRPSTKGTGYVVSQNIRPGARVRQGDYLIVELAPPRQWEEMAAKKEQEAAERKEAGPHE, encoded by the coding sequence ATGGAGGCAAAAAAGCATCGCAACACCCATCGCGGGGCGTTTATTTTGTTTTGCGTGTTCAGCTTTGCCTTTTTTCTTTTGTTTGCCCGCTTTGTGCAAGTGCAGTGGACGGGAAAAGCGGAAGGCGAAGCGCTGGCGGAGATCGCGCAGCAGCAGCATAAGCAGACGCGCACGATTGAAGCGAAACGCGGGACGATTTTTGACCGCAACGGCGTCATTTTAGCCCAAGACGTGCCGTCGTATACAGTCGCCGCCATTGTGGACCCGGATGATCCGCGCCGTGTCGCCGATCCAGAGGAAACAGCGGAAAAGCTCGCTCCGCTGCTTGGCATGGACGTCGAGCAAATGGAGCGCATTTTGACCAAAAAGGCGAAACAAGTCGAATTCGGCTCCTATGGCCGCAATATCAGCTTCGAGCTGAAGCGGAAAATTGAAGCGCTCCATTTGCCGGGCATCATCTTTACCCGCGACACTGCCCGGTTTTACCCGAATGGCATGTTCGCCTCGCACGTTATCGGCTACGCGCAAAAAAATGCGAAAAACGAAATGGTCGGCAAAATGGGAGTAGAAAAATCGCTTGACCGTTATTTGCGCGACAAAGACGGCTATGTGTCGTTTGCCAGCGATGCGAAGGGGTTCCGTCTGCCGGAGGCGAGAGAGCGCACGATTGCAAAGCCGGACAACGGCGCGAACGTGTATTTAACGATTGACGCGAAAATCCAGACGTTTTTGGAAGACGCCATGAACGGCGTAGAAAAGCAGTACAAGCCGAAAAAGATCATCGCCATCGTGGCTGATCCGAAAACAGGAAAAATTTTAGCGATGGCGACTCGCCCGAGTTTTGACCCGAACAAACGCGATATTGCGAACTTTTTAAATGACGCTATTTCCTACCCGTATGAGCCGGGGTCGACGATGAAGGTGTTTACGCTTGCTGCCGCCATTAATGAAGGAGTGTACAACGGCAATGAAACGTACCGTTCCGGCTCATACAAAGTCGGGCCGAACACCATCCGCGACCATAACGATGTCGGTTGGGGGACGATTACGTTCAATGAAGGGGTGCAGCGCTCTTCGAACGTCGCTTTTTCCATTTTGGTGAAAGAAAAGCTCGGGGAAGACCGGTTTTTGCAGTATTTGCATCGTTTCCATTTCGATCAGAAAACGGGCATTGATTTGCCGAATGAGGCGACAGGGCAAATTCGTTACCGTTATCCGATCGAACGGATTACGACCGGGTTCGGGCAAGGGACGTCAGTGACCCCGATTCAGCAAATCCAGGCGGCGACAGCGATCGCCAACGACGGAAAAATGATGAAGCCGTACGTCATTGAAAAGGTGGTCGATCCAGACAGCGGCAAAGTCGTTCTCGACCACGAGCCGACTGTCGTCGGTGAACCGATTACGGCTGAAACGGCGCGGAAGGTGAGGGAAATTTTGGAAACGGTTGTCACCTCAGAGCACGGCACCGGCCGCCCGTACCAAATTGACGGCTACCGCGTCGCCGGCAAAACGGGGACGGCGCAAATTCCATCCGCTTCCGGCGGCTATTTGACCGGACGGGAAAATTATATTTTCTCGTTTTTAGGCATGGCGCCGGCGGATGATCCGCGCCTTCTCATGTATGTAGCTGTTCAGCAGCCGCGGTTGGATGTGACGGAAACCGGAGCGGCGCCTGTTTCGCAAATTTTTACAACGGTGATGAAAAGCAGCCTGCAATATTTGCATATTGAACCGAGCAAAGAAAAATCGGTGGAAACGAAACTAGCGGCGCAACGCGCGCTCGATTCGCTGGTCGGCGAGGCAGCCGTCACGGCGGCGGAGCAGTTGAAGAAAAACGGCTATGTGCCGGTCGTCATCGGCACCGGCCGGTACGTTGAGCGGCAGCTTCCGCGCGGCGGAGATCGTCTTCTTCCCGGCGAGCGGGTCGTGTTGAAAACGGATGGAGCGGCGACGATGCCGGACTTGCGCGGGTTTTCGCTGCGGGACGCCATGAAAGTGGCTCATATACTCGGCCTGCGGCCAAGCACGAAAGGAACCGGCTATGTCGTCAGCCAAAACATCCGCCCGGGAGCGCGAGTGCGGCAAGGGGATTATTTGATCGTCGAACTGGCTCCGCCGCGCCAGTGGGAAGAAATGGCGGCAAAGAAAGAACAAGAGGCGGCTGAACGGAAAGAGGCCGGGCCTCACGAGTGA
- a CDS encoding nucleotidyltransferase — translation MKAVGVIVEYNPFHNGHRYHLQETREKTGADCLVAVMSGNFLQRGEPAIVSKWARAKMALAAGVDLVIELPYAFAVQAAERFADGAVRLLDALGCEELCFGSESGDIAAFLAAAKTLFAQKEEFDALVRAELQRGQSFPKANAKAWDQLRSVPLDLAQPNNVLGLAYVKAIWRHKLSIMPRTIPRLAAGYHDESFSHPSIASATSVRKTLRQTGQLASIAPYVPPTTLEQLRQYRQTYGRWHDWEAYFPLLKYRLLTATKEELRRTAGIEEGVEHRLKEKITVAETFASFIAAVKTKRYTWTRLQRMCAHVLTNFTKEEQTKTSDPTYIRLLGMSETGRRYLQRVKKELALPLITKAAKLNGDPLYEQEKRAAAVYAAALPEPLYSAALKEEYATIPIYASGMERK, via the coding sequence ATGAAAGCTGTTGGCGTGATCGTCGAGTACAATCCATTTCATAACGGCCATCGATATCACTTGCAAGAGACGCGTGAAAAGACAGGAGCGGACTGCCTCGTCGCCGTCATGAGCGGAAATTTTCTGCAACGCGGCGAGCCGGCCATTGTTTCAAAATGGGCGCGGGCCAAAATGGCGCTGGCAGCCGGCGTCGATCTCGTCATTGAACTGCCATATGCCTTCGCCGTTCAGGCGGCGGAGCGATTTGCCGATGGAGCGGTGCGGCTGCTCGATGCCCTCGGCTGCGAAGAGCTTTGCTTTGGGAGCGAATCCGGCGACATTGCTGCTTTTTTAGCCGCCGCGAAGACGTTGTTTGCGCAAAAAGAGGAGTTTGACGCCCTCGTCCGCGCCGAACTTCAGCGTGGGCAAAGCTTTCCGAAAGCGAATGCCAAGGCGTGGGATCAGCTCCGCTCCGTCCCGCTTGATTTGGCGCAGCCAAACAACGTGCTCGGATTAGCCTACGTGAAAGCCATTTGGCGGCACAAGCTCTCCATCATGCCGCGCACGATTCCCCGCCTCGCCGCTGGCTATCATGACGAGTCGTTTTCCCATCCATCGATCGCCAGCGCCACAAGCGTGCGAAAGACGCTGCGACAAACTGGGCAGCTTGCGTCGATTGCGCCATACGTCCCTCCAACGACGCTCGAGCAGCTGCGCCAATACCGGCAAACGTATGGGCGCTGGCATGATTGGGAAGCGTATTTTCCGCTCTTGAAGTATCGGCTGCTGACGGCAACCAAGGAGGAACTGCGCCGCACGGCCGGAATCGAGGAAGGCGTGGAGCACCGGTTGAAGGAAAAAATTACCGTTGCCGAAACGTTCGCTTCTTTCATCGCCGCCGTCAAAACGAAACGGTACACGTGGACAAGGCTGCAGCGAATGTGCGCGCACGTGCTGACCAACTTCACAAAGGAAGAACAAACGAAGACATCCGATCCTACATACATCAGGCTGCTCGGCATGAGCGAAACCGGCCGCCGCTACTTGCAGCGGGTGAAAAAAGAGCTGGCGCTGCCGCTGATTACGAAAGCGGCTAAATTGAACGGCGATCCGCTTTACGAGCAAGAAAAAAGGGCGGCCGCCGTCTATGCAGCCGCCCTTCCTGAGCCGCTGTACAGCGCCGCGCTCAAAGAAGAATACGCAACGATCCCCATTTACGCTTCCGGCATGGAGCGCAAATAA
- a CDS encoding enoyl-CoA hydratase/isomerase family protein, with protein sequence MEAMMEQRDGVALFTICRPEKRNAVNFVVMEALEGALSEAEADERVKIFAITGAGDEAFCSGGDLHEFGPLRGAEAKQMLTRMGEVLYRLLTFPKPTAALVNGAAMGGGCELATACDFRFVKEGSRIGFIQGRLGITTGWGGASMLFGKLPYARALDLLLRAEPMTAEDMEACGWADAVLAADHWREQWQARLTLYAARSLAVLEAYKAAAGEKWRTVWFREQFFAEIDRCAALWGSVEHEQALHPFFRKQ encoded by the coding sequence ATGGAAGCGATGATGGAGCAGCGTGACGGCGTCGCCTTGTTTACGATTTGCCGTCCCGAAAAACGGAATGCAGTCAATTTTGTAGTGATGGAGGCGCTTGAGGGAGCGCTGAGCGAGGCGGAAGCGGATGAGCGGGTCAAAATATTTGCCATCACGGGCGCTGGTGATGAGGCTTTTTGCTCGGGCGGCGATTTACACGAGTTCGGGCCTTTGCGCGGCGCTGAGGCGAAACAGATGCTGACGCGCATGGGGGAGGTGCTCTACCGGCTGCTGACGTTTCCGAAACCGACGGCCGCGCTCGTCAATGGCGCCGCGATGGGAGGGGGCTGCGAGCTGGCGACGGCCTGCGATTTCCGTTTTGTCAAAGAAGGAAGCCGAATCGGGTTCATTCAAGGGCGGCTCGGCATCACAACCGGCTGGGGCGGCGCCTCGATGCTGTTCGGCAAACTGCCGTACGCGCGGGCCCTCGATCTATTGCTGCGCGCTGAACCGATGACAGCGGAAGATATGGAAGCGTGCGGGTGGGCTGATGCGGTCTTGGCGGCTGACCACTGGCGCGAGCAATGGCAGGCGCGGCTCACCCTTTATGCCGCGCGGTCGCTCGCTGTTTTAGAAGCCTATAAGGCGGCAGCGGGCGAAAAATGGCGAACAGTTTGGTTTCGTGAGCAATTTTTCGCTGAAATCGACCGTTGCGCCGCACTATGGGGGTCGGTTGAACATGAACAGGCGTTGCATCCTTTTTTTCGCAAGCAGTAA
- the rpmF gene encoding 50S ribosomal protein L32: MAVPFRRTSKTRKRLRRTHFKLQVPGMVQCPNCGEWKLAHRVCKACGTYKGRDVVNK; encoded by the coding sequence ATGGCAGTACCTTTTAGAAGAACATCGAAAACGAGAAAACGACTGCGCCGTACACACTTTAAACTGCAAGTGCCGGGCATGGTGCAATGCCCGAACTGCGGCGAATGGAAATTGGCGCACCGCGTCTGCAAAGCATGCGGTACGTACAAAGGAAGAGATGTCGTCAACAAATAA
- a CDS encoding 2-dehydropantoate 2-reductase: MNIGIVGGGAVGLLLAAYLGRRHKVTVYTRRLSQARQLAECGVALKKEGKTTETAVQARPFAGTELVEPLVFVTVKQYDVADVCSQRDSFRRVGTIVFLQNGMSHLEQLSVFADKNIVVGVVEHGAFKLDDRTVAHTGAGKLTLAPFYGSPAAAAGLAGDREFPIEWADDWERILVDKLVVNAVINPLTALLQVKNGELLEVAPYRDMMAQLFDEVRRVLPLRDAGRAWERVVHICRNTADNYSSMYMDVANGRRTEIDAILGYVLKQGEARGVALPLVRFVYCALKGKEGGSRDE; encoded by the coding sequence GTGAACATTGGCATTGTCGGCGGCGGGGCGGTCGGCCTGCTTCTTGCCGCTTATCTCGGGCGGCGCCATAAGGTCACGGTGTATACAAGGCGCTTGTCTCAGGCGAGGCAGCTTGCTGAATGCGGTGTCGCCCTGAAAAAAGAAGGAAAAACAACGGAGACTGCCGTTCAAGCAAGGCCGTTTGCCGGGACGGAACTCGTTGAGCCGCTTGTGTTTGTGACGGTTAAACAATATGATGTGGCGGATGTCTGCTCCCAGCGTGATTCGTTCCGCCGCGTCGGCACGATTGTTTTTTTGCAAAACGGGATGAGCCATCTCGAACAGCTGTCTGTTTTTGCTGACAAAAACATCGTCGTCGGCGTTGTGGAGCACGGCGCGTTCAAGCTTGACGATCGGACGGTTGCGCACACAGGCGCCGGCAAACTGACGCTTGCCCCCTTCTATGGGTCGCCTGCTGCGGCCGCCGGGCTGGCTGGAGATCGAGAGTTTCCCATTGAATGGGCGGACGATTGGGAGCGCATTCTTGTCGACAAACTTGTCGTCAATGCGGTCATCAACCCGTTGACGGCGCTGTTGCAAGTGAAAAACGGCGAGCTTCTTGAGGTGGCGCCGTATCGGGACATGATGGCGCAGCTGTTTGATGAAGTGCGGCGGGTGTTGCCGCTTCGTGACGCCGGACGGGCGTGGGAGCGGGTCGTTCATATATGCCGGAACACGGCGGACAACTATTCGTCGATGTATATGGATGTGGCAAACGGGCGTCGGACGGAAATTGACGCCATTTTAGGCTATGTGCTGAAGCAAGGGGAAGCGCGCGGCGTTGCGTTGCCGCTCGTCCGCTTTGTGTATTGCGCGCTGAAAGGGAAGGAAGGGGGGAGCCGCGATGAGTGA
- a CDS encoding DUF3397 domain-containing protein → MSDWLAPVLATFVTLPLLLFWLVYAAMRLFGGRKRAAFYAAVNAATAFFIAAVYFLLAVLFGKSYFVHLLLFLLGLHAAIALGYWRKKADFHLAAVFRLFWRASFLIFASLYAGLLVYGMMARIAAVL, encoded by the coding sequence ATGAGTGACTGGCTCGCGCCGGTGTTGGCGACATTCGTCACACTGCCGCTGCTGCTGTTTTGGCTCGTCTATGCGGCCATGCGCCTGTTTGGCGGGCGGAAACGGGCGGCGTTTTACGCGGCGGTCAACGCGGCGACCGCATTTTTCATCGCCGCCGTCTATTTTTTGCTTGCCGTGCTGTTCGGAAAGTCATATTTTGTCCATCTTCTTCTCTTTTTGCTCGGATTGCACGCCGCCATCGCACTCGGCTACTGGCGGAAAAAGGCGGATTTTCACCTGGCGGCGGTGTTTCGTCTATTTTGGCGGGCCAGTTTTCTCATTTTTGCGTCCCTTTACGCCGGCCTGCTCGTCTATGGCATGATGGCGCGCATCGCTGCCGTCCTTTGA
- a CDS encoding RsfA family transcriptional regulator: MTGVRQDAWTKEEDELLANVVLQYIREGGTQLEAFAEVGRRLSRTAAACGFRWNSYVRKQYKEEIEQAKQERKTRKKEAASVKEGGGQTEMEAAAESKLSWTEVLAFLQAEGQKARDARRTADENRALKNDMEQLQQMVTKLQMEKEALQKQLVAVQEEYKTLLAIMERARKIVAGAEKQTEPAAEGAGEG, translated from the coding sequence ATGACCGGAGTACGCCAGGACGCTTGGACGAAAGAGGAAGATGAACTGTTGGCCAACGTTGTGCTTCAATATATTCGCGAGGGCGGCACCCAGCTAGAAGCGTTTGCTGAGGTGGGGCGGCGCTTGTCGCGGACAGCGGCAGCGTGCGGGTTCCGCTGGAATTCGTACGTTCGCAAGCAGTATAAAGAGGAAATTGAACAGGCAAAGCAAGAACGGAAAACGCGAAAAAAAGAGGCGGCATCGGTAAAAGAAGGAGGGGGACAAACGGAGATGGAAGCGGCAGCAGAGAGCAAACTGTCATGGACGGAAGTGCTCGCTTTTTTGCAAGCGGAAGGACAAAAAGCGCGCGACGCCCGGCGGACAGCGGATGAAAATCGGGCGTTAAAAAACGATATGGAGCAGCTGCAACAAATGGTGACAAAGTTGCAAATGGAAAAGGAAGCGTTGCAAAAGCAGCTGGTGGCCGTCCAAGAGGAGTATAAAACGTTGCTCGCCATTATGGAGCGGGCGCGGAAAATAGTGGCGGGCGCCGAAAAACAAACGGAGCCGGCGGCTGAGGGCGCCGGGGAAGGATAA
- the bshC gene encoding bacillithiol biosynthesis cysteine-adding enzyme BshC: MEVHEIPLPAATKLAADYITGAFPAEKGFDYVWADDQAFRRRLSHLQKRTYDRSGLADYLDAYHRRFSASRATMHNIDKLRQENSVVVVGGQQAGLLTGPLYTIYKIITIIQLAKEQERKLGVPVVPLFWIAGEDHDIAEIDHVYVVEGGEVRKALYPHKRKERRMAADVPLDHELAGAWIERVVKTYGETDATNELLSFLKTCLDEARTFVDFFAAIVLRLFAADGLVVLNAGDAAVRLLERRFFAALIDRHRSVTSAVLAQQEALRALGYAPLIEIAPNAANLFYYNGHERLLLHYDEERGAFRDKAGHIVFAKQQLLELAETKPHCLSNNVVTRPLMQEYLLPTLAFVAGPGEIAYWAELKEAFSLFGFEMPPLAPRLQATIVGRSLQTDLADLGLEAADVLAGRLEAAKERWRKETAEVPLAKAFAKAKADIEAAHQPLRALGMEIDRGLEGLVAKNAAIIESQIEFLQQTLERALLRKHEMTWRKFWRVETALRPNGAPQERVWNVFYYVNRYGFDFVKKLSLIDAPGNGMHKIVYI; the protein is encoded by the coding sequence ATGGAGGTTCACGAAATTCCGCTGCCGGCGGCGACAAAGCTGGCGGCCGATTACATAACCGGCGCGTTTCCGGCTGAGAAAGGGTTTGACTACGTTTGGGCTGATGATCAGGCGTTTCGCCGCCGGTTGTCTCATTTGCAAAAACGGACATACGACCGGAGCGGGCTTGCCGATTATTTAGACGCCTATCACCGTCGGTTCTCGGCAAGCAGGGCGACGATGCACAATATCGACAAGCTGCGGCAGGAGAACAGCGTCGTTGTTGTCGGCGGACAGCAAGCCGGGCTGTTGACCGGTCCGCTTTATACGATCTATAAAATCATCACTATCATCCAGCTCGCCAAAGAACAGGAACGGAAGCTTGGCGTGCCGGTCGTGCCGCTGTTTTGGATCGCCGGCGAGGATCATGACATCGCGGAAATCGACCATGTGTATGTGGTAGAGGGCGGCGAAGTGAGGAAAGCGCTATATCCGCACAAGCGGAAGGAAAGGCGGATGGCAGCCGACGTCCCGCTTGATCATGAGCTTGCCGGCGCGTGGATCGAACGTGTCGTGAAAACGTACGGGGAGACGGACGCGACGAACGAACTGCTTTCCTTTCTCAAGACATGTTTGGATGAGGCGCGCACGTTTGTCGACTTTTTTGCGGCGATTGTCTTGCGCCTGTTTGCTGCTGACGGATTGGTTGTCTTGAATGCCGGCGATGCGGCGGTGCGCCTTCTTGAGCGCCGTTTTTTCGCCGCGCTCATTGACCGCCATCGCAGCGTGACATCGGCCGTGTTGGCGCAGCAAGAGGCGCTGCGCGCGCTCGGGTATGCGCCGCTCATTGAGATAGCGCCCAACGCGGCCAACTTGTTTTATTACAACGGCCATGAGCGCCTGCTTTTGCACTATGACGAAGAGCGCGGCGCGTTCCGCGACAAGGCCGGGCATATCGTCTTTGCGAAACAGCAGCTGCTTGAGCTTGCCGAGACGAAGCCGCACTGTTTAAGCAACAATGTTGTCACTCGTCCGCTTATGCAAGAGTATTTGCTGCCGACGCTCGCTTTTGTCGCCGGCCCGGGAGAAATCGCCTATTGGGCGGAGTTGAAGGAGGCGTTTTCGCTGTTCGGATTCGAAATGCCGCCGCTGGCGCCGCGCCTGCAGGCGACGATCGTCGGCCGTTCGCTGCAAACCGATCTCGCTGATCTCGGTCTCGAAGCCGCCGACGTATTGGCCGGGCGGCTCGAAGCGGCCAAGGAGCGATGGCGGAAGGAGACGGCTGAAGTTCCGCTTGCCAAGGCGTTTGCGAAAGCGAAAGCCGACATCGAGGCGGCGCATCAGCCGCTGCGCGCGCTTGGCATGGAGATTGACCGCGGATTGGAAGGATTGGTGGCGAAAAATGCCGCCATCATTGAGTCACAAATCGAGTTTCTTCAGCAAACGTTGGAGCGGGCGCTTTTGCGCAAACATGAGATGACATGGCGCAAGTTTTGGCGCGTCGAAACGGCGCTGCGGCCGAACGGAGCGCCTCAGGAACGGGTTTGGAACGTGTTTTACTACGTGAATCGTTACGGATTTGATTTTGTAAAAAAACTTTCGCTGATCGACGCCCCTGGAAACGGAATGCATAAAATTGTATATATATAA
- a CDS encoding YceD family protein — translation MKWTVQQLHRFQHKEMAIDETVDVSDLKQIDTLIRDISLVRVQGKADVGSTKFTFHLTLSGTMVLPCSRTLVDVTHPFSIKTTETFFVDGGDVAETDEDTHIVTGNTVDLNPIIRELILLEIPLQLIADNPGADGAPQHGEGWDVLTEEQWEKTLEERAANKVDPRLAGLAKFFDGTKGTDG, via the coding sequence ATGAAATGGACGGTTCAACAGCTTCACCGTTTTCAGCACAAGGAAATGGCGATTGACGAGACGGTTGACGTGTCTGATTTGAAACAAATCGACACGTTGATCCGTGATATTTCGCTTGTCCGCGTTCAAGGGAAAGCGGACGTCGGTTCGACAAAGTTTACATTTCATTTGACGCTGTCAGGAACGATGGTATTGCCGTGTTCGCGGACGCTCGTCGACGTGACACACCCGTTTTCCATCAAGACGACGGAAACGTTTTTTGTTGATGGCGGCGACGTCGCTGAAACGGATGAAGACACCCATATCGTAACTGGAAACACGGTTGATTTAAACCCAATTATTCGCGAGCTCATCCTGCTTGAAATCCCGTTGCAGCTCATCGCCGACAACCCGGGGGCTGACGGGGCGCCGCAACACGGGGAAGGATGGGACGTTCTCACGGAAGAACAATGGGAAAAAACGCTGGAAGAGCGGGCGGCGAACAAGGTCGACCCTCGTCTGGCAGGATTGGCTAAGTTTTTTGATGGAACGAAAGGAACTGATGGCTGA
- the rsmH gene encoding 16S rRNA (cytosine(1402)-N(4))-methyltransferase RsmH: MFEHTTVLLKEAVDGLNIRPDGVYVDCTLGGGGHSDYLLSRLSKRGKLFAFDQDETAISYARERLARYGQQVQFVHRNFRFLQEELSARGVAAVDGVLFDLGVSSPQLDEPERGFSYQHDAPLDMRMDRKQQLTAAEIVNRWPYEELVRIFFRYGEEKFSKQVARKIEEVRREKPIETTGELVEVIKEAIPAPARRSGGHPAKRIFQALRIAVNDELEAFREALEQAIDLLAPGGRVSVITFHSLEDRICKETFKKASENPPLPPGLPVLPNDYRPVLKIITKKPVVPSAEEVERNRRARSAKLRIAEKLPRG, translated from the coding sequence GTGTTTGAACATACAACGGTGCTGTTAAAAGAAGCGGTTGACGGACTGAACATCCGCCCGGACGGCGTCTATGTCGATTGTACGTTGGGCGGCGGCGGCCATAGCGACTATTTGCTTTCCCGCCTCTCAAAGCGCGGAAAGCTGTTTGCCTTCGATCAAGACGAAACCGCCATTTCGTATGCGCGTGAACGGCTCGCCCGTTATGGCCAGCAAGTGCAGTTTGTGCACCGCAACTTCCGGTTTTTGCAAGAGGAGCTTTCCGCCCGCGGCGTCGCTGCCGTCGACGGCGTGCTGTTTGATTTGGGCGTTTCATCGCCGCAGCTCGATGAGCCGGAGCGCGGCTTCAGCTACCAGCACGACGCGCCGCTTGACATGAGGATGGACCGCAAGCAACAGCTGACGGCGGCGGAGATCGTCAACCGTTGGCCATATGAGGAGCTTGTGCGCATTTTTTTTCGGTACGGCGAAGAAAAATTTTCAAAGCAAGTAGCGCGCAAAATCGAGGAGGTGCGGCGCGAGAAGCCGATTGAAACGACCGGGGAGCTCGTTGAGGTCATTAAGGAGGCGATTCCAGCGCCGGCGCGCCGCAGCGGCGGACATCCGGCCAAACGCATTTTCCAGGCGCTCCGCATCGCAGTCAACGATGAGCTCGAGGCGTTTCGCGAAGCGCTTGAGCAGGCGATTGACTTGTTGGCGCCGGGAGGACGGGTGAGCGTCATTACGTTTCATTCGCTCGAAGACCGCATTTGCAAGGAGACGTTTAAAAAAGCAAGCGAGAACCCGCCATTGCCTCCAGGGCTTCCAGTTCTCCCCAATGACTACCGTCCTGTGTTGAAAATTATTACAAAAAAACCGGTCGTTCCTTCTGCTGAAGAGGTGGAACGGAACCGCCGCGCCCGTTCAGCCAAACTCCGCATTGCTGAAAAACTACCGCGCGGCTGA